The following are encoded in a window of Pirellulaceae bacterium genomic DNA:
- a CDS encoding TadE/TadG family type IV pilus assembly protein, with the protein MRRFKFSRRRNGIAVTELAVVLPFVMFFSIVPIELCTMIHLKQSLSVAAYETAKIATRKKGTYALAEQQYDQLIFDRDINGSSIDFSVAEADLVAGMPLTVTVTAPFSQNCLLGFWYIDKTPQAHVTMLKE; encoded by the coding sequence ATGCGTCGTTTCAAATTCAGTCGCCGACGAAACGGGATTGCGGTGACCGAATTGGCTGTGGTCCTGCCGTTCGTCATGTTTTTTTCGATCGTGCCCATTGAACTCTGCACGATGATTCACTTGAAGCAGTCGCTTTCGGTGGCCGCTTACGAAACGGCCAAAATCGCAACGCGAAAAAAAGGCACCTACGCCTTAGCGGAACAACAGTACGATCAATTGATTTTCGACCGCGACATCAATGGATCTTCCATTGATTTTTCGGTCGCGGAAGCCGACCTTGTTGCTGGTATGCCTCTCACGGTGACAGTGACAGCCCCGTTCTCGCAAAACTGCCTGCTCGGGTTCTGGTACATCGACAAGACACCTCAAGCCCACGTCACCATGCTTAAGGAGTAG